A region of Antedon mediterranea chromosome 8, ecAntMedi1.1, whole genome shotgun sequence DNA encodes the following proteins:
- the LOC140057100 gene encoding uncharacterized protein, protein MANLAEALRDFESQNAIGGKKLIQILKENDLHVLNEEDLFLGIMDWINADLPARQQFTVGILQLVYLHCVPARILKNNLYVEAFMKDEACRDLYIDALHCHAIKEIRETRPLRPRYQRCTTNNKVLVTFKGTRPLYYETEDNKWHDVPGMDRTPSGQYVKCVGTVNYIFLLVDSCKLWRYSCVSNSWAEIFLPEKYSIFDDVLFHNGMLYAMHNKEMWKIEVNEIDFDELWETCEECTHICTTSYAFGKCIIRFGRSHSKKTYYCSSYDVKLDEYFRIEYKLEKAVIAQKQNHVSVMISNGCLFNWYKWVKHCIGKDTP, encoded by the exons ATGGCTAACTTGGCCGAGGCTCTCAGAGACTTCGAATCCCAGAACGCAATCGGTGGCAAGAAGTTGATACAAATACTCAAAGAGAATGATTTACACGTGTTGAATGAGGAGGACTTGTTCCTGGGAATTATGGATTGGATAAATGCTGATTTGCCCGCACGACAACAATTTACTG ttggTATCTTGCAGCTCGTGTACCTTCACTGTGTGCCTGCACGAATCTTGAAGAATAACCTGTACGTGGAAGCATTCATGAAGGATGAAGCATGTCGAGATCTGTACATTGATGCGTTGCATTGCCACGCTATAAAGGAGATTAGAGAAACTCGGCCACTAAGACCACGATATCAAAGATGTACGACGAATAATAAG GTTTTAGTAACATTCAAGGGTACACGTCCGTTGTACTATGAGACTGAAGACAATAAATGGCATGATGTTCCTGGAATGGACCGTACGCCAAGTGGACAATACGTCAAGTGCGTCGGTACTGTCAACTATATTTTCCTTCTCGTCGACTCGTGCAAACTCTGGAGATACTCTTGCGTTTCTAATTCTTGGGCGGAAATATTTCTACCAGAAAAATACTCGATATTTGATGATGTATTGTTTCACAATGGCATGCTGTATGCTATGCACAACAAAGAAATGTGGAAAATCGAGGTGAATGAGATCGACTTCGACGAATTATGGGAGACCTGTGAAGAGTGTACACATATTTGCACTACATCATATGCTTTTGGAAAATGCATCATTCGTTTTGGCCGCAGTCATTCTAAGAAGACGTACTATTGCAGTTCTTACGATGTAAAGTTAGATGAGTACTTTAGAATTGAATACAAACTAGAGAAGGCAGTCATAGCTCAAAAACAGAACCATGTATCAGTAATGATATCCAATGGCTGTCTTTTCAATTGGTACAAATGGGTAAAGCACTGTATTGGTAAAGATACACCGTAA
- the LOC140056205 gene encoding mitochondrial import receptor subunit TOM70-like, with the protein MAENVQGSGGGSWSKWQIALIFGAPLALGATAAAVYCYSKSGGDSSQDDEKTRTNTPSGSGEKPVSASGDGGEMPIQPDQTPLEKAQASKNRGNKYFKASHYDQAIRCYTEAIDVCPVDKKADLATFYQNRAAAREQQGKYAEVISDCSKAIGLNPTYTKAMFRRAKAHDHNGDKLLCLEDTTAVCILEGFNHQQGMMLADRMLKEIGKEKAKDRYKNRVPQLPSGQFIHSYFSSFSNDGISLETDPPAVGDEAGTDEELRCYLKAKKLFHTGKYDEVVQNCIEEIESDGEYKYEALLMKATFFLLMGQAEWAVPDLDQLIEKEDADKKLRANALIKRGSMHMQEGNSAPAMADFATAVQLDPDNPDIYHHRGQLNLLLEKVDEAVKDFEKCNELNDDFGLAFAQHSYAKYRLSMLQQSPLQMQNAMQMLDTCTTKFPKCAEGFALLAQAQNEQGLFAQADENFKKAVKLEPDNPTAHVHRGLLHLNWKKDVQGSIDMIKEALKIDEKCDFAYETLGTIEVQRGNMDAAKEYFENAINLARTEMEMTHLYSLSVAAEIQSKVANKLNIKPHMPFT; encoded by the exons ATGGCTGAAAACGTACAGGGAAGTGGAGGGGGATCGTGGTCAAAATGGCAAATAGCTTTAATCTTTGGAGCTCCTTTAGCACTTGGGGCTACTGCTGCTGCTGTTTATTGTTATAGTAAAAGCGGTGGAGATTCAAGTCAAGATGACGAGAAGACCCGAACAAATACACCCAGCGGTAGCGGGGAAAAGCCTGTTTCTGCAAGTGGAGACGGAGGAGAAATGCCCATACAGCCGGATCAA ACTCCACTTGAGAAAGCCCAGGCCAGCAAAAATAGAGGTAACAAGTACTTTAAGGCATCGCACTACGACCAAGCAATACGTTGCTACACCGAAGCTATTGACGTCTGCCCTGTGGACAAGAAGGCTGACCTGGCAACATTTTACCAAAACCGTGCAGCCGCCCGTGAGCAACAG ggTAAATATGCAGAAGTGATATCAGATTGTAGCAAAGCAATAGGTTTGAACCCAACTTACACCAAGGCTATGTTTAGACGTGCTAAGGCACATGACCATAATGGTGATAAGCTCCTTTGTTTAGAAG ATACAACAGCTGTGTGTATACTAGAGGGCTTCAACCACCAACAGGGTATGATGCTGGCTGATAGAATGTTGAAAGAAATTGGAAAGGAAAAAGCAAAAGACCGATACAAG aATCGTGTTCCGCAACTACCAAGTGGTCAGTTCATTCATTCTTACTTCTCGTCTTTCTCAAATGATGGTATTTCACTGGAAACTGATCCACCAGCAGTTGGTGATGAGGCAGGAACTGATGAAGAACTAAG GTGTTACTTAAAAGCAAAGAAGCTTTTTCACACTGGTAAATATGATGAAGTGGTACAGAATTGCATTGAAGAGATTGAGAGTGATGGAGAGTACAAGTATGAGGCTCTGCTTATGAAGGCCACGTTCTTCTTGTTAATGGGACAAGCAGAGTGGGCGGTACCAGACCTAGACCAACTGATTGAAAAGGAAGATGCAGATAAGAAG cTTCGGGCAAATGCTTTGATCAAGCGAGGGAGTATGCACATGCAAGAAGGTAACTCTGCTCCTGCGATGGCAGACTTTGCAACAGCTGTACAACTTGACCCTGACAACCCTGATATTTATCATCACCGTGGGCAG CTAAACTTGCTTTTAGAGAAAGTAGACGAGGCGGTCAAAGATTTTGAGAAATGCAACGAACTAAACGACGACTTTGGTTTGGCGTTTGCCCAGCATAGTTACGCTAAATATCGTCTTTCTATGCTGCAACAGAGCCCTTTGCAGATGCAGAATGCAATGCAGATGCTGGACACGTGTACGACAAAATTCCCAAAGTGTGCAGAGGGCTTCGCATTACTTGCTCAG gCCCAGAATGAACAAGGTTTGTTCGCACAGGCTGATGAGAATTTCAAGAAGGCAGTGAAGTTAGAGCCAGATAACCCTACAGCTCATGTTCACAGGGG ACTTTTACATTTGAATTGGAAGAAAGATGTGCAAGGTTCAATAGACATGATTAAAGAAGCATTAAAGATTGATGAGAAGTGTGACTTTGCTTATGAAACATTGGGAACAATAGAAGTGCAAAG AGGTAACATGGATGCTGCAAAGGAATACTTTGAAAATGCAATCAACTTAGCAAGGACAGAGATGGAGATGACACATCTGTACTCGCTGTCTGTAGCAGCTGAGATACAGAGTAAGGTGGCTAACAAGTTAAACATCAAACCTCATATGCCGTTTACATGA